The following are from one region of the Andrena cerasifolii isolate SP2316 chromosome 1, iyAndCera1_principal, whole genome shotgun sequence genome:
- the LOC143369055 gene encoding uncharacterized protein LOC143369055, producing MLDSRAMSSLTLSKLKRKTPTEKVDRRKKKIDRFDGLTEEEVQKYTLPDYLAMNLDIVFVGINPSLMAAHRGRYYAGPGNHFYKLLHESGLTPRYFNYEEDYKLPQYGIGLTNIVTRATRSSADLKRTEIKEGSKIIEEKLKIYKPKIAVFNGKCIYEVFANKLGNFNFGLQPVCIGETALWVTPSSSARCANFPRMTDKLHFFTALRKYLQFLNGEITDIDVKELLFEGTCKQFIPRTSKMWRRKNVSTFLHGGRIANKDTICLDTSDENVAIARSTEFIVKHIEPDENNETIKACRTCEIKSLENLDTFFENNVPLGKEDMKLASSIKNDLDSIEISDSQKAVNSEVELSKAKVSNNNKKRKSKKHSQNPVRMKGHYGNNTDSDFISLIKQRLEEKIDTDFSQRSDLEKN from the coding sequence ATGCTTGACAGCAGAGCAATGTCTTCTCTAACTCTtagtaaattaaaaagaaagacaCCTACAGAGAAAGTTGAtagaaggaaaaagaaaattgaTCGATTCGATGGATTGACCGAAGAAGAAGTCCAGAAATATACCCTGCCAGATTATCTTGCAATGAACTTGGACATAGTGTTCGTTGGAATAAATCCTAGTTTAATGGCAGCCCATCGTGGTAGATATTACGCAGGTCCCGGTAACCATTTTTACAAGCTACTGCATGAATCCGGTTTAACGCCGCGATATTTCAACTATGAGGAAGATTACAAACTTCCTCAGTATGGGATTGGGTTGACAAATATAGTTACAAGAGCCACAAGATCCTCTGCTGATCTAAAGCGTACAGAGATCAAAGAGGGTTCGAAAATCATTGAGGAAAAGCTAAAGATTTATAAACCAAAAATTGCTGTTTTCAACGGTAAATGCATCTATGAGGTGTTTGCAAATAAATTGGGTAATTTCAACTTCGGATTGCAACCGGTATGCATTGGAGAGACTGCACTTTGGGTCACTCCTTCGAGCAGTGCTCGTTGCGCAAACTTTCCTAGAATGACTGATAAATTGCATTTCTTCACTGCTTTAAGAAAATACTTACAATTTTTGAACGGAGAAATTACAGACATTGATGTAAAAGAGTTACTGTTCGAGGGAACATGCAAACAATTTATTCCACGAACTTCTAAAATGTGGAGACGAAAGAACGTGTCTACATTTTTACATGGCGGTAGGATCGCCAACAAAGACACTATCTGTTTGGACACATCTGATGAGAATGTGGCAATAGCTCGTAGCACAGAGTTTATTGTGAAGCATATAGAACCTGatgaaaataatgaaactatAAAAGCATGCCGTACATGCGAAATCAAATCATTAGAAAATTTGGATACGTTTTTCGAAAATAATGTCCCTCTAGGAAAGGAAGATATGAAGCTTGCAAGTAGCATAAAGAATGATTTAGACTCGATTGAAATCAGTGATTCACAAAAAGCCGTGAATTCTGAAGTAGAGCTATCTAAAGCTAAAGTGAGCAACAATAATAAAAAGAGGAAGAGTAAAAAACATTCTCAGAACCCAGTTAGAATGAAAGGTCATTATGGAAATAATactgattctgattttataagttTAATAAAACAGAGGCTGGAGGAAAAGATAGACACTGATTTCTCTCAGAGAAGTGATTTAGAAAAGAATTAA
- the Mfe2 gene encoding peroxisomal multifunctional enzyme type 2 isoform X1, which produces MRGPEELRFDGRVVIVTGAGAGLGRAYALLFASRGASVVVNDLGGGRHGDGSSTKTADTVVEEIRRNGGKAVANYDSVLDGAKIVKTAIDAFGRVDIVVNNAGILRDKSFAKMADTDWDLIQGVHLKGAFRTTQAAWPYFAKQNYGRVIMTSSNSGIYGNFGQANYSSAKMGLVGLANTLAIEGKKKNIHTNVIIPTAGSRLTEDILPPDFFEQLKPELIAPVVVWLCHEKCTENGSIIESALGWAGKYHMIRASGTTLRQDLSSDVTPEEVQKKWSAVTDMSSAKHFDSVEDVTGQYMAVIEEMKSNNSVQGGNVYKHTYNYRDTILYALGVGATVEDPSDLRYLYENHENFAVLPTFYVLYGPMYCMSSSMFEENLPNFQLDPTKILHGEQYIEVHKTVPTEAAVESRFKLLDVLDKGKGAVFVIQMETYDTTNGDKIATGQISVFVIGAGGFQGKRTSTNLVPTIEPPTRKPDASVTQKTSYDQAALYRLSGDTNPLHIDMNMATMSGHKRPILHGLCSLGFSVRHVLQTYADGDPNLFKAIKVRFAKPVLPGQTLRTDMWQNGNRIHFQTYVVEDNTAVITGAYVDLKDTKVKQPIANLSSGTESVQSDAVFATIGEYVKANPEDVKKVNAVFLYHILVKGNLARSWTLDLKRPELYRGEPKSGKADATLTIEDSDMIQIALGKLKPQMAFMRGKLKITGNIMLTQKLGTIMESAKSKL; this is translated from the exons ATGAGGGGTCCAGAGGAACTGCGCTTCGACGGCCGGGTAGTAATAGTAACAGGAGCAGGAGCGG GTTTGGGTCGTGCGTATGCATTGCTCTTCGCTTCAAGAGGAGCCAGTGTTGTGGTAAATGATTTAGGCGGAGGAAGACATGGCGATGGAAGTAGCACTAAAACAGCAGATACGGTCGTTGAAGAAATTAGAAGAAATG GTGGGAAAGCTGTGGCTAATTACGATTCTGTCCTCGATGGCGCGAAAATTGTCAAAACAGCCATTGATGCATTTGGAAGAGTGGATATCGTCGTCAATAATGCCGGAATTTTGCGAGATAAATCTTTTGCTAAAATGGCGGACACTGATTGGG ATTTGATACAGGGCGTTCATCTAAAAGGCGCATTTAGAACTACACAAGCTGCGTGGCCGTATTTTGCGAAGCAAAATTACGGTCGAGTAATAATGACATCTAGCAACAGTGGTATATATGGAAACTTCGGCCAAGCTAATTACAGTTCAGCCAAAATGGGTCTTGTTGGATTGGCTAATACATTAGCTATCGAAGGCAAGAAGAAAAACATACATACGAATGTAATAATACCGACAGCTGGTTCTCGTTTAACAGAAGATATCCTACCACCag ACTTTTTCGAGCAGTTAAAGCCTGAATTAATAGCCCCTGTAGTTGTTTGGCTATGTCACGAGAAATGTACAGAGAATGGCTCTATTATCGAGTCTGCATTGGGTTGGGCCGGAAAGT ATCATATGATTCGTGCGTCCGGAACTACTTTGAGGCAAGATTTGTCGAGCGATGTCACTCCTGAAGAAGTTCAAAAAAAATGGTCAGCTGTTACTGATATGTCGTCTGCTAAACATTTTGATTCTGTCGAG GACGTGACAGGGCAATATATGGCTGTAATCGAAGAAATGAAATCCAATAATTCTGTACAA GGTGGCAATGTTTATAAACACACTTATAATTACCGAGATACTATATTGTATGCATTGGGAG TTGGTGCTACAGTCGAAGATCCTTCTGATCTACGTTATCTGTATGAGAATCACGAGAACTTTGCTGTATTGCCCACATTCTATGTTCTATATGGGCCAATGTATTGTATGTCATCTTCGatgtttgaagaaaatttaccTAACTTTCAATTAGACCCAACAAAG ATCTTGCACGGGGAACAATATATTGAAGTACATAAGACAGTGCCAACAGAAGCTGCAGTAGAATCGCGTTTTAAGCTTCTGGACGTACTTGATAAGGGAAAGGGTGCCGTATTTGTTATACAAA TGGAAACATACGATACTACCAATGGAGATAAGATAGCTACTGGACAGATCTCAGTGTTCGTAATAGGAGCAGGCGGATTTCAGGGCAAACGAACATCTACGAATCTTGTACCGACCATTGAACCTCCAACAAGAAAACCTGATGCTTCGGTTACTCAAAAAACTAGTTACGATCAG GCAGCACTGTATAGATTGAGCGGGGACACTAATCCTTTGCACATCGATATGAATATGGCCACGATGAGCGGTCACAAAAGACCGATTCTTCATGGACTATGCTCTCTTGGATTTTCTGTTCGTCATGTTCTTCAAACTTACGCCGATGGTGATCCAAACTTATTCAAAGCTATTAAG GTTCGTTTCGCTAAACCAGTACTCCCAGGACAGACTTTGCGAACTGATATGTGGCAAAATGGAAACAGGATACATTTCCAGACTTATGTGGTGGAGGATAATACAGCAGTCATAACAG GTGCTTATGTTGACTTGAAAGACACCAAAGTTAAACAACCAATAGCAAATCTTTCCTCCGGAACTGAAAGTGTCCAATCTGATGCAGTGTTTGCAACGATTGGCGAGTATGTGAAAGCAAATCCTGAAGATGTGAAGAAAGTGAAtgcagtttttctatatcacaTTCTGGTGAAAGGAAATTTAGCAAGATCGTGGA CTCTAGATTTGAAGAGACCTGAACTGTATAGAGGAGAGCCAAAGTCGGGGAAAGCTGACGCAACCTTGACAATTGAGGATTCAGATATGATTCAAATC GCTTTGGGCAAACTGAAGCCACAAATGGCGTTCATGCGAGGAAAGCTAAAGATCACTGGGAACATAATGCTTACTCAAAAGTTGGGTACTATTATGGAATCTgctaaatcgaaattgtaa
- the Mfe2 gene encoding peroxisomal multifunctional enzyme type 2 isoform X2 yields the protein MRGPEELRFDGRVVIVTGAGAGLGRAYALLFASRGASVVVNDLGGGRHGDGSSTKTADTVVEEIRRNGGKAVANYDSVLDGAKIVKTAIDAFGRVDIVVNNAGILRDKSFAKMADTDWDLIQGVHLKGAFRTTQAAWPYFAKQNYGRVIMTSSNSGIYGNFGQANYSSAKMGLVGLANTLAIEGKKKNIHTNVIIPTAGSRLTEDILPPDFFEQLKPELIAPVVVWLCHEKCTENGSIIESALGWAGKYHMIRASGTTLRQDLSSDVTPEEVQKKWSAVTDMSSAKHFDSVEGGNVYKHTYNYRDTILYALGVGATVEDPSDLRYLYENHENFAVLPTFYVLYGPMYCMSSSMFEENLPNFQLDPTKILHGEQYIEVHKTVPTEAAVESRFKLLDVLDKGKGAVFVIQMETYDTTNGDKIATGQISVFVIGAGGFQGKRTSTNLVPTIEPPTRKPDASVTQKTSYDQAALYRLSGDTNPLHIDMNMATMSGHKRPILHGLCSLGFSVRHVLQTYADGDPNLFKAIKVRFAKPVLPGQTLRTDMWQNGNRIHFQTYVVEDNTAVITGAYVDLKDTKVKQPIANLSSGTESVQSDAVFATIGEYVKANPEDVKKVNAVFLYHILVKGNLARSWTLDLKRPELYRGEPKSGKADATLTIEDSDMIQIALGKLKPQMAFMRGKLKITGNIMLTQKLGTIMESAKSKL from the exons ATGAGGGGTCCAGAGGAACTGCGCTTCGACGGCCGGGTAGTAATAGTAACAGGAGCAGGAGCGG GTTTGGGTCGTGCGTATGCATTGCTCTTCGCTTCAAGAGGAGCCAGTGTTGTGGTAAATGATTTAGGCGGAGGAAGACATGGCGATGGAAGTAGCACTAAAACAGCAGATACGGTCGTTGAAGAAATTAGAAGAAATG GTGGGAAAGCTGTGGCTAATTACGATTCTGTCCTCGATGGCGCGAAAATTGTCAAAACAGCCATTGATGCATTTGGAAGAGTGGATATCGTCGTCAATAATGCCGGAATTTTGCGAGATAAATCTTTTGCTAAAATGGCGGACACTGATTGGG ATTTGATACAGGGCGTTCATCTAAAAGGCGCATTTAGAACTACACAAGCTGCGTGGCCGTATTTTGCGAAGCAAAATTACGGTCGAGTAATAATGACATCTAGCAACAGTGGTATATATGGAAACTTCGGCCAAGCTAATTACAGTTCAGCCAAAATGGGTCTTGTTGGATTGGCTAATACATTAGCTATCGAAGGCAAGAAGAAAAACATACATACGAATGTAATAATACCGACAGCTGGTTCTCGTTTAACAGAAGATATCCTACCACCag ACTTTTTCGAGCAGTTAAAGCCTGAATTAATAGCCCCTGTAGTTGTTTGGCTATGTCACGAGAAATGTACAGAGAATGGCTCTATTATCGAGTCTGCATTGGGTTGGGCCGGAAAGT ATCATATGATTCGTGCGTCCGGAACTACTTTGAGGCAAGATTTGTCGAGCGATGTCACTCCTGAAGAAGTTCAAAAAAAATGGTCAGCTGTTACTGATATGTCGTCTGCTAAACATTTTGATTCTGTCGAG GGTGGCAATGTTTATAAACACACTTATAATTACCGAGATACTATATTGTATGCATTGGGAG TTGGTGCTACAGTCGAAGATCCTTCTGATCTACGTTATCTGTATGAGAATCACGAGAACTTTGCTGTATTGCCCACATTCTATGTTCTATATGGGCCAATGTATTGTATGTCATCTTCGatgtttgaagaaaatttaccTAACTTTCAATTAGACCCAACAAAG ATCTTGCACGGGGAACAATATATTGAAGTACATAAGACAGTGCCAACAGAAGCTGCAGTAGAATCGCGTTTTAAGCTTCTGGACGTACTTGATAAGGGAAAGGGTGCCGTATTTGTTATACAAA TGGAAACATACGATACTACCAATGGAGATAAGATAGCTACTGGACAGATCTCAGTGTTCGTAATAGGAGCAGGCGGATTTCAGGGCAAACGAACATCTACGAATCTTGTACCGACCATTGAACCTCCAACAAGAAAACCTGATGCTTCGGTTACTCAAAAAACTAGTTACGATCAG GCAGCACTGTATAGATTGAGCGGGGACACTAATCCTTTGCACATCGATATGAATATGGCCACGATGAGCGGTCACAAAAGACCGATTCTTCATGGACTATGCTCTCTTGGATTTTCTGTTCGTCATGTTCTTCAAACTTACGCCGATGGTGATCCAAACTTATTCAAAGCTATTAAG GTTCGTTTCGCTAAACCAGTACTCCCAGGACAGACTTTGCGAACTGATATGTGGCAAAATGGAAACAGGATACATTTCCAGACTTATGTGGTGGAGGATAATACAGCAGTCATAACAG GTGCTTATGTTGACTTGAAAGACACCAAAGTTAAACAACCAATAGCAAATCTTTCCTCCGGAACTGAAAGTGTCCAATCTGATGCAGTGTTTGCAACGATTGGCGAGTATGTGAAAGCAAATCCTGAAGATGTGAAGAAAGTGAAtgcagtttttctatatcacaTTCTGGTGAAAGGAAATTTAGCAAGATCGTGGA CTCTAGATTTGAAGAGACCTGAACTGTATAGAGGAGAGCCAAAGTCGGGGAAAGCTGACGCAACCTTGACAATTGAGGATTCAGATATGATTCAAATC GCTTTGGGCAAACTGAAGCCACAAATGGCGTTCATGCGAGGAAAGCTAAAGATCACTGGGAACATAATGCTTACTCAAAAGTTGGGTACTATTATGGAATCTgctaaatcgaaattgtaa
- the Veli gene encoding L27 and PDZ_signaling domain-containing protein veli — translation MVTMGEPLTLANDVKRSIELLDKLQKGGEVPATKLAALQKVLQSDFLSAVREVYEHVYETVDIQGSQDVRASATAKATVAAFAASEGHAHPRVVELPKTEEGLGFNVMGGKEQNSPIYISRIIPGGVADRHGGLKRGDQLLSVNGVCVEGENHEKAVELLKQAQNSVKLVVRYTPRVLEEMELRFDKQRAARRRQHMQ, via the exons ATGGTTACGATGGGCGAACCTCTCACTTTAGCAAACG ATGTTAAGAGGTCCATCGAGTTGCTAGACAAATTACAGAAAG GAGGTGAAGTACCTGCGACTAAATTAGCTGCCTTACAAAAAGTATTACAAAGTGATTTCCTCAGTGCTGTTCGTGAGGTGTATGAACATGTTTATGAGACTGTAGACATTCAG GGCTCTCAAGATGTTCGTGCATCAGCCACAGCTAAAGCTACAGTTGCTGCTTTTGCAGCGAGCGAAGGTCATGCGCATCCACGAGTGGTTGAATTACCCAAGACAGAGGAGGGTCTTGGCTTCAATGTAATGGGAGGCAAGGAGCAAAATTCGCCAATTTACATTTCGCGAATTATTCCTGGAGGTGTTGCTGATCGGCACGGCGGCCTCAAACGAGGCGATCAACTTCTCTCAGTCAATGGAGTG TGTGTCGAAGGAGAAAATCATGAGAAAGCGGTAGAACTACTAAAACAGGCACAAAACTCTGTGAAGCTAGTTGTGCGATACACTCCACGTGTTTTAGAGGAAATGGAACTGCGATTTGACAAGCAAAGAGCAGCACGTAGGCGCCAGCACATGCAATAA